In Salisediminibacterium beveridgei, one DNA window encodes the following:
- the rnmV gene encoding ribonuclease M5 → MRIEEMIVVEGKNDTLTLKRWFDCDTIETNGSAIPEVILERIALALERRGVIVFTDPDFPGEKVRKVIDQEVPGCAHAFLPKADATDHKKRKVGIEHAGFAALKAALNAARSSTMELPADFDPVPFSRLMEAGLIAGADAKKRREQVGELLGIGYNNSKQLVKRLEQFRISVEEFEVAMKQLEKEQNE, encoded by the coding sequence ATAAGAATCGAGGAAATGATCGTCGTCGAAGGAAAGAACGACACCTTGACACTGAAGCGCTGGTTTGACTGTGATACGATAGAAACGAACGGCTCGGCAATCCCTGAAGTCATTTTGGAACGGATTGCCCTGGCCCTTGAACGTCGAGGAGTCATCGTATTTACCGATCCGGATTTCCCGGGTGAGAAGGTACGGAAAGTGATTGATCAGGAAGTCCCGGGGTGTGCACATGCGTTCTTGCCGAAGGCTGATGCAACTGACCACAAGAAGCGGAAGGTGGGAATCGAGCACGCCGGTTTTGCTGCATTGAAAGCAGCGCTCAATGCTGCGAGGAGCAGCACTATGGAGCTGCCGGCGGACTTCGACCCCGTTCCATTTTCACGGTTGATGGAAGCTGGACTGATCGCAGGAGCTGATGCAAAGAAACGCAGGGAGCAGGTTGGAGAACTGCTCGGGATCGGCTACAATAACAGTAAACAGCTGGTGAAACGATTGGAACAATTCCGGATTTCAGTGGAAGAATTTGAAGTTGCCATGAAACAGTTGGAGAAGGAGCAGAATGAATGA